DNA sequence from the Candidatus Methylomirabilota bacterium genome:
GGACAGCCACGTCCACGACGCGCCCCCCTTCATGGCGCTGCCGCTGTGGATCCTGGCCATCATGTGCGTGGGCGTGGGCACGCTCTTCGCCGTCTGGCACCCCGAGGCCGAGTTCGAGGCGCTGGGCTGGCTCACGCTCGCCGCCATCGGCGTCGCGGCGGCAGGCATCGCGCTCGCGTACCTCGTCTACCAGCGCCGCGCGATCAGCGCCGACGGGCTCGCCTCGATGTTCGCGCCTATTCGAGCGGCGGCGCTCAGGCGCTTCTGGATCGACGACGTCTTCGTCGGGATCTACGGCTGGCTGATGCTGCCGTTCTCGAGGCTCGTGGGCTGGATCGACCGCTACTTCGTTGACGGCATCTTGAACGTCCTCTCGGCCTGGACCCTGATGGCGGGCGGCGGGCTCAGGCGCATCCAGTCGGGCCGGGCGCAGGACTACGTCTACGGCATCGCGCTGGGCGTCCTCGCCCTGATGGTCGGGATGTGGTGGCTGCAATGACCCAGTTCCCGACGCTGTCCGTCATCACGTGGGCCCCGTTCGTGGGCGCCGTCCTCATCATGTTCCTGGCGCGGCGCCGCCCGCTCCTGGTCCGCTGGATCGCCCTCGTCTCCACCGGCGTCTCCCTGGCGCTCTCGATCCGGATCTACGCGCTCTACGAGCGGGAGGCGGCGGGCTTCCAGTTCTACGAGGAGCTGCCGCTGGTGCCGCCGCTCGGCATCAACTACCAGCTGGGCGTGGACGGCATGAGCCTGCTCATGGTGCTGCTGACCAGCATCATCATCTTCGCGGGCGTCTTCGCCTCGTGGACGGTCAAGGAGCGCAGCCAGGAGTTCTACGCCCTCCTGCTGCTGCTCGTCACGGGCGTCTACGGCGTCTTCGTCTCGCTCGACCTCTTCGTCCTCTTCCTCTTCTACGAGATCGCCGTGCTGCCGATGTACCTCCTGATCGGCATCTGGGGCTCTTCGGGCGAGATCCGCCCGCAGGGCATCTTCGGATGGGCCTTCCGCCGGACGGGCGTCGGCACCAAGGAATACGCGGCGATGAAGCTGACACTGTATCTCCTCTTCGGGTCGGCCTTCATCCTGGTCGGCATCCTGGCGCTGTACGTCGCCTCGGGCTCGGTCTCCTTTTCGTTCCTCGAGATGGAGCAGATCCGGTTCGACCCGGCGCTGCAGTCCTGGGTCTTCCTCGCCTTCTACGTGGGCTTCGGGATCCTCGCGGGCATCTGGCCGCTGCACACGTGGTCGCCCGACGGCCACGCGTCCGCGCCCACCGCGGTGTCCATGCTCCACGCGGGCGTGCTCATGAAGCTCGGCGCCTATGGCGTCGTCCGCCTCGGTCTCGGGCTGCTCCCCGATGGCGCGACGCAGTGGGTGTGGCTGGTCGGCGCCATCGCGTGCGTCAACATCGTCTACGGCGCGCTCTCCTCGATGGCGCAGACGGACCTCAAGTACGTCATCGCCTACTCCTCGGTCTCCCACATGGGCGTGGTCATGCTCGGCATGGCGACGCTGACGGAAACCGGGCTCAATGGGTCCATCTTCCAAATGTTCGCCCACGGGATCATGACCGGGCTCTTCTTCGCCCTGGTCGGCCTGGTCTACGAAAAGGCGCACTCGCGCGCCATCTTCTCCATGGGCGGCTTCGGCCAGATGATGCCGGGCATCGCGACGGCCTTCACCGTCGCGGGCCTGTCGTCCATGGGCCTGCCCGCGACGGCGGGCTTCGTCGCCGAGTTCCTGACCTTTCTCGGCGCCTGGCAGTCGGCCTACTCCTGGTGGCTCTTCCCCGGCGTGCTCGGCGCCTTCCTGACCTCCGTCTACGTCCTCCGCGTCACCAAGCAGATCTTCTGGGGCCCGAAGAGCGCCGACCCCCACTTCCAGCACCTGCCTGACGCCCAGGGGCCCGAGTGGGTCGCGCTCATCATCCTGGTCGGCACGCTCGTGCTCTTCGGCGTCGCGCCGGGCATCGCCATCGGGCCCGTGGACACGGCGACCGTGCCGCTCCTGCTCCGGTTCGGAGTCCTGCCGTGAGCGGCGGCATGGCGCTCGAGGTCGGGCTCGCGATCCTGATCCTGCTGGTCTTAATCACGGGTCTCTTTTGGCCCGGAAACGACAGGCGGCGGCTCGGCGGCTTAGTGGCCATCGGGCTCGCCATCCTGCTCTGGATGGCGTTCCGCGTTGACCCGGGCGCCGTCCTCTTCGGAGGCAGCTTCGTCCAGGACGAGCTGGCGATCTTCTCGAAGCGGCTCTTCCTGCTGGCGACCTTCCTGGGCGTGCTGGCCTCGCTGTCCCTTCGCGCGCCCACCTTCGCGCGGCGGGCGACCGAGTACTACGTCGCCATGCTCGCCTCGCTGCTCGGGATGCTGGTGCTGGCCTCCGCACGCGAGCTCATCCTGCTCTTCGTCGCCTTCGAGCTGATGTCCATCCCGCTGTACGTCATCTCCGGGTTCCGCAAGCGGGAAGAGGAGGCCGTCGAGGCGGCGCTCAAGTTCTTCCTCATCGGCACCGTGTCCTCGGCCTTCATCGTCTACGGGCTGTCCTTCGTCTACGGCATCTCGAACACGACCGACATGGCGGGCGTGGCGGCGGCGCTCCAGGACGGCCACCCGCTGCTGATCCTGGGCATGGTCCTGACGCTGGGGGGCCTCGGCTTCAAGATCGCGGCCTTTCCCTTCCACATGTGGGTGCCGGACACGTACGAGGCGGCCGGCACGCCTTTCGTCGCGTGGCTGTCGGTGGCGCCCAAGGCCGCGGGCTTCGTCGTGATGTTCCGGCTCTACCTGGAAGGCGTGGGCGGGCCCGTCGTCCTCTGGGTGCCGCTCGCGGCGGGGCTGGCCGCGATCACGATCATCGCGGGCAACCTGATGGCCATTCCCCAGCAGAACATCAAGCGCCTGCTGGCCTACTCGGGCATCGCGCACATCGGCTACATGCTGGTCGGCTTCGCCGCCGTCTCGGCCTCGGGCGTGGCGATGATGCTCTTCTACCTGGTCGCCTATCTCTTCGGGAACATGGGCGCCTTCTTCGTGGTGGAGGCCGTGGCCCAGTCCGACGGCTCCGAGGCCATCTCGGCGTACAAGGGGCTGGCCCAGCGGTCACCATTGCTTGCGCTCTCGATGCTGCTCTTCCTGCTGTCCCTGGGCGGGATCCCGTTCGTCGCGGGCTTCTGGGCCAAGCTCTTCGTCTTTTGGGCCGCGATCGAGGGCTGTACCGGCTGGTGCCAAATGTATTGGCTGGTGCTGGTTGGTGCTATCCTGACGGTCGTGGCGCTCTTCTACTACCTGCTCGTGGCCAAGCGCATGTACATCGACGCCCCCGAGCGCACGCAGCCTGTGGCCGTCTCGCCCTTCCTGGCGTTCTCCATCTTCGTCTGCGCGGCGGGTGTCGTCGGCATCGGCGCGTACCCGAAGCCCCTCGTGATGGCGGCCCTGCGCGCCGCTTCGGGCCTGTTCTAGCGCATGCTGTCGCGACGTGTTTCAGCCGCCGCCGTCATGGTCGTGCTGCTGGGGGCCGCGGTCGCCCTAGCCCAGGCGCCCACGGTGACCGAGAGCCGGGGCCTGCGCATCCAGTGGACGGTCGAGCCCCAGACGCGCGACTTCAACGCCGTCTGCGGCCAGATCTTCAACGATCAGCGCACGAGCGCCAAGAACATCGGCCTGATGGTCCAGGGCGTAGACGGTGACCGCGTGACGTCCAGAAACATTCCCAACGTCGCGCGGGAGATCGTCGGCCAGTCAGGATGGCAGTTCTGCGGGACGGTGCTGAAGGCGGCGTCCTATCGCGTGATCGTCACGTCCGTGGACTGGGACACCAACGTCGGTCAGTAGCGGCCGCCGCCCCGCCCGCGTCGGATCACAGATGCGGCCCGCGGTGGTTTACAGTTCCGGATGGTCGCCCAGATCGTGCCTCGACAATCCAGTGTTTCCGGACGCTCCAGTCTCCCATGCGCTGGTGCGCCAATTGTCGGCTTCGTCTGCCGGCGAGCGCCATGGCGGCAGCGTGAGGCGGAGACGGGTAGCCAGCCGCGCAACGTAGGGCTCGTACAGAGCGCGCAGTGCGGCCAACGTGGTCTCGGCCATCGCGCCCTCCTTCAAGATCACCCCGTGCTGGGCCAGGTGGGATCGAAGAGACTGGAAGTTCTCGGGCGGTAGCCTGTCTGGATCCGGACGTTCGGGCGCGATGCCGGCGGCCTGCGCCAGATCCACGACAGCGTGGCGCGCCATGGCGAACGTGAGCTGGGCCTGGCGGGCCGGGCC
Encoded proteins:
- a CDS encoding NADH-quinone oxidoreductase subunit M, which codes for MTQFPTLSVITWAPFVGAVLIMFLARRRPLLVRWIALVSTGVSLALSIRIYALYEREAAGFQFYEELPLVPPLGINYQLGVDGMSLLMVLLTSIIIFAGVFASWTVKERSQEFYALLLLLVTGVYGVFVSLDLFVLFLFYEIAVLPMYLLIGIWGSSGEIRPQGIFGWAFRRTGVGTKEYAAMKLTLYLLFGSAFILVGILALYVASGSVSFSFLEMEQIRFDPALQSWVFLAFYVGFGILAGIWPLHTWSPDGHASAPTAVSMLHAGVLMKLGAYGVVRLGLGLLPDGATQWVWLVGAIACVNIVYGALSSMAQTDLKYVIAYSSVSHMGVVMLGMATLTETGLNGSIFQMFAHGIMTGLFFALVGLVYEKAHSRAIFSMGGFGQMMPGIATAFTVAGLSSMGLPATAGFVAEFLTFLGAWQSAYSWWLFPGVLGAFLTSVYVLRVTKQIFWGPKSADPHFQHLPDAQGPEWVALIILVGTLVLFGVAPGIAIGPVDTATVPLLLRFGVLP
- a CDS encoding NADH-quinone oxidoreductase subunit N, producing MSGGMALEVGLAILILLVLITGLFWPGNDRRRLGGLVAIGLAILLWMAFRVDPGAVLFGGSFVQDELAIFSKRLFLLATFLGVLASLSLRAPTFARRATEYYVAMLASLLGMLVLASARELILLFVAFELMSIPLYVISGFRKREEEAVEAALKFFLIGTVSSAFIVYGLSFVYGISNTTDMAGVAAALQDGHPLLILGMVLTLGGLGFKIAAFPFHMWVPDTYEAAGTPFVAWLSVAPKAAGFVVMFRLYLEGVGGPVVLWVPLAAGLAAITIIAGNLMAIPQQNIKRLLAYSGIAHIGYMLVGFAAVSASGVAMMLFYLVAYLFGNMGAFFVVEAVAQSDGSEAISAYKGLAQRSPLLALSMLLFLLSLGGIPFVAGFWAKLFVFWAAIEGCTGWCQMYWLVLVGAILTVVALFYYLLVAKRMYIDAPERTQPVAVSPFLAFSIFVCAAGVVGIGAYPKPLVMAALRAASGLF